One genomic region from Xyrauchen texanus isolate HMW12.3.18 chromosome 16, RBS_HiC_50CHRs, whole genome shotgun sequence encodes:
- the ngb gene encoding neuroglobin has product MMEKLSEKDKCLIRDSWESLGKNKVPHGIVMFTRLFELDPTLLTLFSYSTNCGVLPECLSSPEFLNHVTKVMLVIDAAVSHLDDLHTLEDFLLNLGRKHQAVGVKIQSFTVVGESLLYMLQCSLGPAYTAPLRQAWLNMYSSVVSAMTRGWAKNGEHKSN; this is encoded by the exons ATGATGGAGAAACTCTCTGAAAAAGATAAATGTCTGATCCGGGACAGCTGGGAGAGCCTGGGGAAGAACAAGGTGCCACATGGAATTGTTATGTTCACAAG GTTATTTGAGCTGGACCCAACACTGCTCACCCTCTTCAGCTACAGCACAAACTGTGGGGTTTTACCTGAATGTCTATCCAGCCCTGAGTTTCTTAACCATGTCACCAAG GTAATGTTGGTGATCGATGCAGCTGTCAGCCATCTTGATGACCTACATACTTTGGAGGACTTCTTGTTGAACTTAGGTCGGAAGCACCAGGCAGTTGGGGTCAAGATCCAGTCCTTTACT GTGGTTGGAGAGTCCCTACTCTATATGCTTCAATGCAGCTTGGGTCCAGCATACACAGCACCACTGCGTCAGGCCTGGCTTAATATGTACAGCAGTGTGGTATCAGCCATGACCCGAGGCTGGGCCAAAAATGGAGAACATAAGTCCAACTGA